The Candidatus Methylomirabilota bacterium genome includes a window with the following:
- a CDS encoding sigma-54 dependent transcriptional regulator has protein sequence MPEPRVLVVDDERSMRDLLAITLRQHSYDVAVADGGEAALAALKAGDFDLVITDLRMRKLDGLAVLKAAKELSPETVVLVVTAFASTDTAVEAMKLGAYDYITKPFKLEEIRLTVDKALERKRLQDENVALKRQLRKHQGFDNFIGRSRAMLEVFGTIRKTADSTSTVMITGESGTGKELAALAVHHESGRRNAAFVSVNCGAIPEGLMESELFGHVKGAFTGAVANSPGLFSAADGGTLFLDEVTEVPHSVQVKLLRAIQEREVRRVGDTRDIRVDVRLIAASNRDLSRAVAEGLLREDLFYRLNVIPIHLPALRERKEDIPLLVAHFIDKIGAATAKPVHGISPEGLALLEAYHWPGNVRELENIIERAIVLGNGGQITPESFPPNLLHPAEGPEIPLDVPDDGLNLEGMLDRLERQYIQQALHRTGGNQTRAAALLGLSFRQLRYKVRKHGLQTDHLTEPRDSARSTVQD, from the coding sequence ATGCCTGAGCCTCGAGTCCTCGTCGTCGACGACGAGCGGAGCATGCGGGATCTGCTCGCCATCACCCTGCGGCAACACAGCTACGATGTCGCGGTAGCCGACGGCGGTGAGGCCGCGCTCGCCGCACTGAAGGCCGGCGACTTCGACCTCGTGATCACCGACCTCCGGATGCGTAAGCTCGACGGGCTGGCCGTGCTCAAGGCCGCCAAGGAACTGTCGCCAGAGACGGTCGTCCTCGTCGTCACGGCCTTCGCCTCCACCGACACCGCCGTGGAGGCGATGAAGCTCGGCGCTTATGACTACATCACCAAGCCATTCAAGCTCGAGGAGATTCGGCTGACCGTGGATAAGGCCCTGGAGCGCAAGCGGCTCCAGGACGAGAACGTTGCCCTCAAGCGGCAGCTCCGCAAGCACCAGGGCTTCGACAACTTTATCGGGCGAAGCCGCGCCATGCTCGAGGTCTTCGGCACGATTCGCAAGACCGCGGATTCTACGTCCACGGTGATGATTACCGGCGAGAGCGGAACCGGCAAGGAACTGGCGGCCCTGGCCGTCCATCACGAGAGCGGTCGCCGCAACGCAGCCTTCGTCTCGGTGAACTGTGGGGCCATCCCGGAAGGGCTCATGGAGTCCGAGCTGTTCGGGCACGTCAAGGGGGCGTTCACTGGCGCCGTTGCCAACTCGCCCGGCCTCTTCTCGGCGGCCGACGGGGGCACGCTCTTCCTCGACGAGGTGACCGAGGTCCCGCATTCCGTTCAGGTGAAGCTGCTCCGCGCGATCCAGGAACGAGAGGTCCGCCGTGTCGGCGACACCCGCGACATCAGGGTCGACGTACGCCTCATTGCGGCGTCCAACCGGGACCTCTCGCGGGCCGTCGCCGAGGGCCTGCTCCGCGAGGATCTGTTCTACCGGCTGAACGTGATTCCCATCCACCTGCCGGCACTTCGCGAGCGGAAGGAGGACATTCCGCTGCTGGTCGCGCACTTCATCGATAAGATCGGCGCTGCCACCGCCAAGCCTGTACACGGCATCTCGCCGGAGGGTCTCGCTCTCCTGGAGGCGTATCACTGGCCTGGCAACGTTCGGGAGCTGGAGAACATCATCGAGCGGGCCATCGTCCTCGGGAATGGTGGGCAGATCACGCCGGAATCGTTCCCGCCCAACCTTTTGCATCCAGCCGAGGGGCCCGAGATCCCCCTGGACGTGCCTGACGACGGGCTCAATCTCGAGGGCATGCTCGATCGTTTGGAACGCCAGTACATCCAGCAGGCACTGCACCGCACGGGGGGCAACCAGACACGGGCCGCAGCCCTGCTCGGGCTTAGCTTCCGTCAGCTCCGCTACAAGGTCCGCAAACATGGCCTGCAGACTGACCATCTGACAGAGCCGCGCGACAGTGCCCGGTCGACAGTCCAGGACTGA